One stretch of Segatella copri DNA includes these proteins:
- a CDS encoding ribonuclease HII — MLESHYYKDMVEAGCDEAGRGCLAGSVYAAAVILPPGYQNAELNDSKKLTDKKRKALREQIERDAVAWAVGIVTPEEIDKINILNASFLAMHRALDQLKVRPEAVIVDGNRFKPYKDLPYTTIVKGDGKYLAIAAASILAKTYRDDYMDALAEEYPQYDWKGNKGYPTKKHRAAIREFGVTPYHRMSYNLLGTGELSIDFKD; from the coding sequence ATGTTAGAAAGTCATTATTATAAGGATATGGTAGAGGCTGGCTGCGATGAGGCTGGCAGAGGATGTCTGGCAGGCAGCGTATATGCAGCAGCCGTTATCCTTCCGCCCGGTTATCAGAATGCCGAATTGAACGACAGTAAGAAGCTCACAGATAAGAAGCGCAAGGCGCTCCGCGAGCAGATAGAGCGTGATGCTGTAGCTTGGGCTGTGGGCATTGTTACTCCCGAAGAAATCGATAAAATCAATATCCTCAACGCCAGTTTTCTGGCTATGCACCGTGCCCTGGACCAGCTCAAGGTTCGTCCGGAGGCAGTTATCGTGGATGGTAACCGCTTCAAACCCTACAAGGATTTGCCTTATACAACCATCGTAAAGGGAGATGGCAAATATCTGGCTATAGCTGCAGCAAGCATCCTTGCCAAGACCTATCGTGATGATTACATGGATGCGCTGGCAGAAGAATACCCACAATACGACTGGAAAGGCAACAAGGGTTATCCTACCAAGAAGCATCGTGCTGCCATCAGGGAATTTGGTGTTACGCCTTATCATCGTATGAGCTATAATCTTTTAGGCACTGGCGAATTGAGTATTGATTTTAAGGATTAG